In Microbulbifer celer, a single window of DNA contains:
- a CDS encoding 4'-phosphopantetheinyl transferase family protein, whose protein sequence is MTLPAVWLLRTDDIPQGTSAAQALESILSREERERQARYASDELRHQFLLSRALLRRVLGTISNRTPESLTFSRNDAGKPHLASTPDLHFSLSHSGQWIGLAVSCESDIGIDIEQPQKPRDFMRIARHYFHPDECALLESPPQELMPVHFYRLWTMKEAFFKARGTGISEGLSRINLAGFHLGRGIQFDNDLAIPGRPWQFHYGMLRLPDTTQLHLAVAGTDSGIAEIRKENIHRGLDA, encoded by the coding sequence ATGACATTACCTGCAGTCTGGTTACTCCGCACCGACGATATCCCCCAAGGCACTAGCGCCGCACAGGCGTTGGAATCGATACTCTCCCGTGAAGAACGCGAGCGTCAGGCGCGCTATGCCTCCGACGAATTGCGCCATCAGTTCCTACTGAGCCGGGCGCTATTGCGACGGGTGCTGGGGACAATCAGCAACCGGACGCCGGAGTCACTGACCTTCTCCCGCAACGATGCCGGCAAGCCCCATCTTGCCTCCACTCCCGACCTGCACTTCAGCCTCAGTCACAGCGGCCAGTGGATCGGGCTGGCGGTATCCTGCGAATCCGACATCGGCATCGATATCGAACAACCGCAGAAACCGCGGGACTTTATGCGCATTGCCCGACACTATTTTCACCCCGACGAATGCGCGCTGCTGGAATCCCCGCCGCAGGAGCTGATGCCAGTGCACTTCTATCGTCTGTGGACCATGAAGGAGGCTTTCTTCAAGGCCCGCGGCACCGGTATTTCCGAAGGGTTGTCGCGCATCAACCTGGCAGGGTTTCATCTCGGACGCGGCATCCAGTTCGACAATGACCTCGCGATCCCCGGCAGGCCGTGGCAATTCCACTACGGCATGCTCCGGCTCCCGGATACCACCCAACTGCATCTGGCCGTGGCCGGTACGGATTCCGGTATTGCGGAGATTCGTAAAGAGAACATCCATCGCGGGCTGGACGCCTGA
- a CDS encoding MFS transporter, producing the protein MPIANPRTTLLAVLLVSLVGTAGIALPYPVLAPMFLEGPTNDLTHFMGMPPKLLLGLVLALFPLGLLLGSSVIGGLSDHFGRKRVLMSTLLLASIGYALSATALLQQNFILFAVARFLTGVCQGNIAIARAIAADLHPAIDRTRALSLAMACTYAGWLLGPLSGGYLVTLGVDAVFWFAGLAVIVCTALVQFGIQADRPLAGHRPSLLTLARAQNSLALWKEPAIFPLALFNLLFCLGVNAFYEFYPFWLVEKFGFAPHQIAWNTVAVTGTMIATSALVVPAMQRRFGSTALVLKGALALGTLLLFLPLAGLISVYPVFALIGIGIATVNGVFPALMSERFEQFGQGRIMGLLTANFCLASVIIALVGSGVALVGSHWSLVLGALLCFAGAAQFAWQRHRTASPRLSSSIAKSPVH; encoded by the coding sequence ATGCCAATAGCCAACCCAAGAACCACCCTGCTCGCCGTATTGCTGGTATCCCTGGTGGGAACCGCCGGCATCGCGCTGCCCTACCCTGTATTGGCGCCCATGTTTCTTGAAGGGCCCACCAATGACCTGACCCACTTTATGGGGATGCCACCCAAGCTATTGTTGGGACTGGTACTGGCGTTGTTCCCGCTGGGATTGCTGCTGGGCAGTAGTGTCATTGGTGGCCTCTCGGATCACTTCGGACGCAAACGGGTATTAATGTCGACTCTGCTACTGGCCTCGATCGGCTATGCGCTTTCGGCCACGGCGTTACTGCAGCAAAACTTCATTCTGTTTGCCGTGGCGCGCTTTCTCACTGGCGTCTGTCAGGGCAATATCGCTATCGCGCGTGCAATTGCCGCCGACCTTCACCCCGCCATCGACCGCACCCGCGCGCTGTCTCTGGCCATGGCCTGTACCTACGCTGGCTGGCTTCTGGGCCCTTTGTCCGGCGGTTATCTGGTAACACTGGGGGTAGACGCCGTTTTCTGGTTCGCGGGGCTGGCGGTCATCGTTTGTACCGCGCTGGTACAGTTTGGCATTCAGGCAGACCGGCCACTGGCCGGGCACCGGCCCAGTCTGCTCACCCTGGCACGCGCGCAAAACTCCCTGGCACTGTGGAAAGAGCCGGCGATCTTCCCACTCGCTTTGTTCAATCTTTTATTCTGCCTGGGAGTCAACGCATTCTACGAGTTCTACCCGTTCTGGCTGGTTGAAAAGTTCGGCTTTGCTCCCCACCAGATCGCCTGGAACACAGTCGCGGTCACCGGCACGATGATTGCCACCAGCGCCCTAGTGGTCCCGGCGATGCAGCGTCGATTCGGCAGTACTGCGCTGGTCTTGAAAGGAGCGCTGGCGCTGGGCACTCTGCTGCTATTTTTGCCACTGGCCGGGTTGATCAGTGTGTATCCGGTATTTGCGCTGATCGGCATTGGCATTGCTACCGTGAATGGGGTCTTTCCAGCACTGATGTCAGAGCGCTTCGAACAATTTGGTCAGGGGCGCATCATGGGGCTCCTGACAGCCAACTTCTGCCTTGCGAGCGTTATTATTGCGCTGGTGGGCAGCGGTGTGGCGCTCGTGGGCAGCCACTGGTCCCTGGTTTTGGGAGCACTGTTGTGTTTCGCCGGCGCGGCACAGTTTGCGTGGCAACGACACAGAACCGCCAGTCCGCGGCTTTCTTCATCAATAGCGAAATCACCGGTGCACTGA
- a CDS encoding cupredoxin domain-containing protein has product MSLLINIAGLVLIVAIVWWFWLAGRRSKGEHYSDSLEILVRDGVYEPDRIEVPAGQAITLHFRREDPSPCAEYVVFADLDISQQLTVDAVTDLRLPALEKGEYPFTCQMQMYRGVLVVG; this is encoded by the coding sequence ATGAGTCTTCTGATCAATATTGCAGGGCTGGTTTTGATTGTTGCCATCGTTTGGTGGTTCTGGCTGGCGGGGCGACGCAGCAAAGGCGAACACTATTCGGACTCCCTGGAGATTCTGGTGCGGGACGGTGTCTATGAACCGGACCGTATCGAGGTGCCGGCGGGGCAGGCGATCACCCTGCATTTTCGGCGCGAGGACCCGAGCCCCTGCGCCGAGTATGTGGTATTTGCGGATCTGGATATCAGTCAGCAATTGACGGTAGATGCCGTGACCGACCTGCGTTTACCCGCACTGGAAAAGGGCGAATATCCGTTTACCTGTCAGATGCAGATGTATCGCGGTGTACTCGTCGTCGGATGA
- a CDS encoding helix-turn-helix transcriptional regulator — MAASSNNRDRILYILKTRGPQTAQVLANELDITPVGTRQHLKQLADDGLLAHFERAEKVGRPASFWQLTEKAHGRFPDRHSDLSLHLIDSVREVFGDEGLEALIAKRERNALSDYQQALAACTSLAGKVKKLAELRNREGYMAQAIHQSHGVWLLVENHCPICAAATKCREFCRSELDIFRQCLPEAEVVRVDYLLEGARRCTYRITP, encoded by the coding sequence ATGGCCGCTTCCAGCAACAATCGCGATCGGATTCTGTATATCCTCAAGACCCGCGGCCCGCAGACTGCGCAGGTACTTGCGAACGAGCTCGATATAACCCCGGTGGGTACACGCCAGCACCTGAAACAACTGGCCGATGACGGATTACTGGCGCATTTCGAACGCGCTGAGAAAGTCGGGCGCCCTGCGAGCTTCTGGCAATTGACAGAAAAGGCCCACGGCCGATTTCCAGACCGCCACAGTGACCTGTCCCTGCACCTGATTGATAGCGTGCGCGAAGTGTTCGGTGACGAGGGCCTGGAAGCACTGATTGCCAAGCGCGAACGCAACGCCCTGAGTGACTACCAGCAGGCGCTGGCAGCATGCACCAGTCTCGCGGGAAAAGTGAAGAAGCTGGCAGAGCTCCGCAATCGGGAGGGCTACATGGCCCAGGCAATACATCAAAGCCACGGTGTCTGGCTGTTGGTGGAGAATCACTGCCCTATTTGTGCCGCAGCCACCAAGTGCCGCGAATTTTGTCGCTCAGAGCTGGATATCTTTCGCCAGTGCTTGCCCGAAGCTGAGGTCGTGCGCGTTGACTACCTGTTAGAGGGCGCGCGACGCTGTACCTACCGAATCACTCCCTAA
- a CDS encoding permease translates to MQSFLDNWHQAAVTTLGLFWMAFWAFALGYLISSMIQVFVTRERMRRSMGETGAKSVGLGALFGFISSSCSFAALATTRALFAKGAGLIPSLAFLLASTNLVVELGIVIAVFLGWQFVVGEYVGGLLLILLMWLLVKASYPDALVKRAREKAREAENSDAQDEMPDWKRLILSTEGWQRVAERFVMEWKMVWKDVTIGFTVAGIIAVFVPQAFFQALFVGSGESDPAFWQVVLQSVVGPVAAFFTFIGSMGNIPLAAVLFDNGVAFAGIMAFIFSDLVVLPVLRIQAQYYGWKMALYILSVFLCILVISALLLHYGFSALDLLPEASSGKGLSEREFFKVDYTLLLNVGFLILSLIFFGWRIKIRGLPRLNTDKPSEKILLTLALLALCWLAAGAMLM, encoded by the coding sequence ATGCAATCCTTTCTGGATAACTGGCATCAAGCGGCGGTAACGACGCTCGGACTTTTCTGGATGGCGTTCTGGGCATTCGCGCTGGGTTATCTGATCAGCAGCATGATTCAGGTGTTCGTGACCCGGGAGCGCATGCGTCGCAGTATGGGGGAGACTGGCGCCAAAAGTGTGGGGTTAGGCGCACTGTTTGGCTTTATCTCAAGTTCCTGCTCTTTCGCTGCACTGGCAACCACTCGCGCGCTTTTTGCTAAAGGCGCGGGATTGATTCCCTCCCTCGCATTTCTACTGGCGTCTACCAACCTGGTGGTGGAGTTGGGGATCGTCATCGCAGTGTTCCTGGGCTGGCAGTTTGTGGTGGGGGAGTACGTTGGTGGGCTGCTGCTGATCCTGCTGATGTGGCTGCTGGTCAAGGCCAGTTATCCCGATGCACTGGTAAAGCGTGCCCGTGAAAAGGCCCGCGAAGCAGAAAATAGTGATGCCCAGGACGAAATGCCGGACTGGAAGAGACTGATCCTTTCCACTGAGGGGTGGCAGCGCGTAGCCGAACGCTTCGTAATGGAATGGAAAATGGTGTGGAAAGACGTCACCATCGGGTTCACTGTTGCGGGCATAATCGCGGTGTTTGTGCCTCAAGCTTTTTTTCAGGCGCTATTTGTCGGTTCGGGGGAGTCAGACCCAGCTTTCTGGCAAGTCGTGCTGCAAAGTGTCGTAGGGCCGGTCGCAGCATTCTTTACCTTCATTGGATCTATGGGGAATATTCCACTGGCTGCGGTGCTGTTCGATAATGGCGTTGCGTTTGCCGGTATCATGGCGTTTATTTTTAGTGATCTGGTGGTGCTGCCGGTTTTGAGAATTCAGGCCCAGTACTACGGTTGGAAAATGGCGCTGTATATTCTGTCAGTATTTCTGTGCATTCTCGTGATCAGTGCGCTGCTATTGCACTACGGCTTTTCTGCACTGGATTTACTGCCCGAGGCCAGTAGCGGAAAAGGTCTGAGTGAGCGGGAGTTTTTCAAGGTCGATTACACGCTGCTCCTGAATGTAGGGTTCCTCATCCTGAGCCTGATCTTTTTTGGCTGGCGGATAAAAATCCGCGGACTGCCGAGGCTGAATACGGATAAACCCAGTGAAAAAATTCTGCTCACCTTGGCCCTGCTGGCGCTGTGTTGGCTCGCCGCTGGCGCGATGTTGATGTGA
- a CDS encoding copper resistance protein B, which yields MKALIHWQMVLLGTALQAQAAVAQQATVSGHHHHGQAGTAATYAPPASPNLRHAADAPDHVMDHQVLFSKVTIDQLERRQHNSGALEGSAWFGGDRDRVWLKTEVEQEEGETEKAELQALYSRAISPYWNLQAGVRHDFERESDSRNWGIIALNGLAPYFFEVDSSLFVGENGDSALRVEAEYELLLTQRWILTPEMEVNFYGQNHRNSTTGSGLSDLEAGLRLRYEFTPKFAPYLGVHYEKKFGNAADFAREEGDSPSETTWVIGLRTWF from the coding sequence ATGAAAGCGTTGATTCACTGGCAAATGGTGCTTCTGGGCACTGCCCTGCAGGCACAGGCTGCCGTCGCACAACAGGCCACAGTATCGGGTCACCACCATCACGGCCAGGCCGGTACCGCCGCAACCTACGCACCGCCCGCTTCGCCCAACCTGCGACACGCAGCGGACGCGCCAGATCATGTGATGGACCACCAGGTACTGTTCAGCAAAGTAACCATCGACCAGCTGGAGCGACGCCAGCACAACAGCGGTGCCCTGGAAGGTAGCGCGTGGTTCGGCGGCGACAGGGACCGGGTGTGGTTAAAAACGGAAGTGGAACAGGAAGAAGGCGAAACCGAAAAAGCGGAATTACAAGCGCTCTATAGTCGAGCAATCAGTCCGTACTGGAACCTGCAGGCAGGCGTGCGCCACGACTTCGAACGGGAGAGTGACAGCCGCAACTGGGGCATCATTGCCCTCAATGGCCTTGCGCCCTACTTTTTCGAAGTGGACTCGTCCCTGTTTGTGGGAGAGAACGGCGATAGCGCCCTGCGCGTGGAAGCGGAGTACGAGCTGCTACTGACCCAGCGATGGATCCTGACCCCGGAAATGGAAGTGAACTTTTACGGACAGAATCACCGCAACAGCACAACCGGCTCGGGCCTTTCCGACCTGGAAGCGGGGTTGCGGCTGCGCTATGAATTCACGCCCAAATTTGCACCGTATCTTGGTGTGCACTACGAGAAAAAGTTTGGCAACGCGGCGGATTTTGCACGTGAAGAGGGAGATTCTCCCAGCGAGACCACCTGGGTGATCGGACTCCGCACCTGGTTTTAA
- a CDS encoding heavy metal translocating P-type ATPase, producing MAEKNKLPKHRFRLEGVSCAGCVRKIEGALQAVRGVQEARINLADRTLVVTGDVDVRACIAAVKEAGYGAEEIRASERELREQQRQEERKHYHQLLWRSGIALVLGIPLMAWGLITGDMSVDSPSEQLAWGAMGLLTLAVMVFCGGHFYTGGWKAFRHHSANMDTLIALGTASAWLYSMLVVIGPQWLPDAARHVYFEASAMIIGLINLGQALEVRARGKTSAAVEKLLELQDTSARVLRDGQEVDIPLEEVQPGDHMRVRPGEKVPVDGVVKVGSSLVDESMLTGEPIPVEKAEGDRVSAGTLNKNGTLIFIADKVGAETRLSQIIEMVRSAQNSRVPIARLADQISAIFVPAVMIIAVITALVWYNFGPDPKAAHMLVVLTSVLIIACPCALGLATPMSVMVGVGKGAEYGVLIRNGKALQQACGLDTLVVDKTGTLTEGAPKLTDIETDLEEDGLLALLAALEAGSEHPLAEAIVNAAKEKQLQLGEVSDFEAITAHGVRGNVDGRALLLGNRKLLQKENVPEGDWPDRVQALAEQGRTAMYAVVDGEVAGIIAVADPIREDAKAAVARLQKDGLKVQMLTGDNRATAEAVARQLNIDEVHADLQPEDKENLIAELQNNGRKVGMAGDGINDAPALARADVGFAIGGGTDVAIETADVTLMRSSLHGVADAIELSRATLRNIKQNLFGAFIYNTLGIPIAAGVLYPFTGALLSPVIAGAAMAFSSVTVVSNANRLRFFQPKKIGEGQS from the coding sequence GTGGCTGAAAAGAACAAACTGCCGAAACACCGATTTCGTCTTGAGGGGGTTTCCTGCGCGGGCTGCGTGCGCAAAATTGAAGGCGCGTTGCAGGCGGTACGAGGCGTGCAGGAGGCGCGAATAAACCTGGCCGATAGAACACTAGTGGTGACTGGCGACGTAGATGTACGAGCCTGTATCGCTGCAGTGAAAGAAGCCGGATACGGTGCCGAGGAGATACGAGCCAGCGAGCGTGAATTGAGGGAGCAACAGCGCCAGGAAGAGCGCAAACACTATCATCAATTGCTGTGGCGTTCCGGTATCGCGTTGGTGCTGGGTATTCCGCTGATGGCCTGGGGGCTGATCACCGGTGATATGTCCGTGGACTCACCATCAGAGCAATTGGCATGGGGTGCTATGGGGTTGCTCACCCTGGCCGTGATGGTGTTCTGTGGTGGACATTTCTATACCGGCGGCTGGAAAGCATTCCGTCACCACAGCGCCAATATGGATACGTTGATCGCGCTGGGCACCGCCTCCGCCTGGCTTTATTCAATGTTGGTTGTTATCGGGCCACAGTGGTTGCCGGATGCCGCGCGTCACGTATATTTCGAAGCCAGCGCGATGATCATCGGCCTGATAAACCTGGGTCAGGCACTCGAGGTGCGCGCCCGCGGTAAAACCAGCGCGGCAGTGGAAAAACTGCTGGAACTTCAGGACACCAGTGCCCGTGTGTTACGTGATGGTCAGGAGGTGGATATTCCGCTGGAAGAAGTCCAGCCCGGCGATCACATGCGCGTGCGCCCCGGAGAAAAAGTACCGGTTGATGGTGTGGTCAAGGTCGGTAGTAGCCTGGTGGATGAATCCATGTTGACCGGCGAACCGATACCGGTAGAGAAAGCCGAAGGGGATCGTGTATCCGCAGGCACGTTGAATAAAAACGGCACACTTATCTTTATCGCAGATAAAGTGGGGGCGGAGACCCGACTCTCGCAGATTATCGAAATGGTGCGCAGTGCACAGAACTCCCGCGTACCCATTGCCCGTCTGGCGGACCAGATATCCGCAATCTTTGTTCCTGCAGTGATGATTATTGCAGTGATAACCGCACTGGTCTGGTACAACTTTGGCCCCGATCCCAAGGCGGCACACATGCTGGTGGTTTTGACCTCGGTGCTGATTATTGCCTGCCCCTGTGCCTTGGGGCTTGCTACCCCGATGTCGGTCATGGTCGGTGTCGGGAAAGGGGCCGAGTACGGTGTTCTGATCCGCAATGGCAAAGCGCTTCAGCAGGCCTGTGGCCTCGACACTCTGGTGGTGGATAAAACCGGCACCCTGACCGAGGGCGCGCCAAAGCTGACCGACATCGAAACCGATCTCGAAGAGGACGGGTTGCTGGCGTTGCTGGCCGCGCTTGAAGCGGGGTCGGAACACCCGCTGGCAGAGGCGATCGTCAATGCGGCAAAGGAAAAACAGCTGCAGCTGGGCGAGGTTAGTGACTTCGAGGCGATCACCGCGCATGGCGTGCGCGGGAATGTGGATGGGCGGGCATTGCTGCTGGGTAACCGCAAACTGCTGCAGAAGGAAAATGTCCCGGAGGGCGACTGGCCCGATCGGGTACAGGCGCTGGCCGAACAGGGGCGCACGGCAATGTACGCCGTCGTCGACGGAGAGGTGGCAGGTATTATCGCTGTTGCTGACCCCATCCGCGAGGATGCAAAGGCGGCGGTGGCGCGACTGCAAAAAGACGGCCTTAAGGTGCAGATGCTGACCGGCGACAATCGCGCCACGGCTGAGGCGGTGGCGCGCCAGTTAAATATCGACGAGGTTCATGCGGACCTGCAACCGGAAGATAAAGAAAATCTGATTGCCGAGCTGCAGAACAATGGGCGTAAGGTGGGTATGGCCGGGGATGGCATCAATGATGCGCCGGCCCTGGCGCGCGCCGATGTGGGGTTTGCCATTGGCGGCGGCACCGATGTCGCGATCGAAACTGCCGATGTCACCCTGATGCGCTCCTCCCTGCACGGTGTCGCCGATGCGATCGAGTTGTCCCGTGCCACCCTGCGCAATATCAAGCAGAACCTGTTTGGCGCTTTTATCTATAACACTCTGGGTATTCCCATTGCCGCGGGTGTGCTGTATCCGTTTACCGGCGCCCTGTTGAGTCCGGTAATCGCCGGTGCGGCGATGGCATTTTCCTCGGTGACGGTGGTGAGTAATGCCAACCGGTTGCGTTTCTTTCAGCCGAAAAAAATCGGGGAGGGGCAGTCGTGA
- a CDS encoding copper resistance system multicopper oxidase: MKRPNLCHQNISRRTFVTGAAAGAALAGISGGAGARERQSVLNGEAVHTLRGNRFDLNIGYTPVNFTGRDRTAVTVNGGLPGPILRWKEGETVTLNVANHLAHDSSIHWHGIILPSDMDGVPGLSFAGIQPGGSYRYQFELNQSGTYWYHSHSDFQEQQGLYGAIVIDPAEPDPVAYDRDYVVLLSDWSDESPHDIYANLKAEGHFYNRRRRTAGDLWDEIRAKGVAQTWRDRKMWNEMRMSDRDISDVTGYTYTFLMNGQTPDANWTALFQRGEKVRLRFINASAMSIFDLRIPGLKMTVVASDGQNIEPVSVDEFRIGVAETYDVIVEPDGDSAYTLFAQTIDRSGFARGTLTPDPALQAAVPAMDYAPVLTHRDMGMGHGAHGDGGSHKMDGMDSAGSTDGRKDHSRHAGHNMEPMGGMDETDHSQHSGMTDSALHNRASEQYSLHGGRPGLGGMQGVWFTDALGRAGHGSNSSIVHLPSEFGYGVDMRSSMPGDGLHDPGIGLRDHANRYGRRVLTYADIRNLTPTRDQREPSRELQLHLTGNMERYMWSMDGIKFDDAQPLMLKFGERIRITLVNDTMMTHPIHLHGMWSELETGDGDFIPRKHTVIVQPGSKISYLVTADAYGRWAYHCHLLYHMPGMFREVRVV; the protein is encoded by the coding sequence ATGAAGCGCCCCAACCTTTGTCACCAAAACATTTCCCGCAGAACATTTGTGACCGGTGCAGCTGCCGGCGCGGCACTCGCGGGGATTTCCGGCGGGGCCGGTGCCCGTGAGCGGCAATCGGTATTGAACGGCGAGGCCGTGCACACCCTGCGTGGGAACCGCTTTGATCTGAATATCGGTTACACGCCGGTGAACTTTACCGGTCGCGACCGCACCGCAGTGACCGTCAACGGCGGGCTGCCCGGGCCGATTCTGCGCTGGAAAGAAGGGGAAACCGTTACCCTGAATGTGGCCAACCACCTGGCCCACGACAGCTCCATACACTGGCACGGCATTATCCTGCCATCGGATATGGACGGCGTACCGGGGCTCAGCTTTGCTGGCATCCAACCGGGGGGCAGCTACCGCTACCAGTTCGAGCTCAATCAGAGCGGCACCTACTGGTACCACAGTCACTCGGATTTCCAGGAGCAACAGGGGCTCTACGGTGCCATCGTTATCGACCCGGCAGAGCCGGACCCGGTGGCGTACGACCGGGATTACGTGGTGCTGCTGTCCGACTGGAGTGACGAGTCGCCCCATGACATCTACGCCAACCTCAAGGCCGAGGGGCACTTCTACAATCGGCGGCGGCGCACCGCCGGCGACCTGTGGGATGAGATCCGCGCAAAGGGCGTGGCACAGACCTGGCGCGACCGCAAAATGTGGAATGAAATGCGCATGTCCGATCGCGATATTTCCGATGTCACCGGGTACACCTACACCTTCCTGATGAATGGCCAGACGCCGGACGCCAACTGGACGGCGCTATTCCAACGCGGAGAAAAAGTCCGCCTGCGCTTTATCAACGCCTCCGCCATGTCCATCTTCGATCTCCGTATTCCTGGATTGAAAATGACCGTGGTCGCCAGCGATGGACAGAATATCGAGCCGGTCAGCGTCGACGAGTTCCGTATCGGCGTGGCGGAAACCTACGATGTCATCGTCGAGCCGGACGGGGACAGTGCCTATACCCTGTTTGCCCAGACCATCGATCGCAGCGGTTTCGCTCGCGGTACCCTGACCCCGGATCCCGCCCTGCAGGCAGCGGTTCCCGCCATGGACTATGCACCGGTACTGACCCATCGAGATATGGGCATGGGACACGGCGCCCATGGGGATGGCGGCAGCCACAAAATGGACGGCATGGATAGCGCTGGCAGCACAGATGGAAGGAAGGATCATAGCCGGCATGCGGGCCACAACATGGAACCCATGGGCGGCATGGATGAGACGGACCACTCCCAGCATAGCGGTATGACCGATAGTGCCCTGCACAACCGCGCATCCGAGCAATACAGCCTCCACGGTGGCCGCCCCGGGCTTGGCGGCATGCAAGGGGTCTGGTTTACCGATGCACTCGGGCGCGCCGGGCACGGCAGCAACAGCTCTATCGTGCACCTGCCGAGCGAGTTCGGATACGGTGTGGACATGCGCTCATCAATGCCGGGCGACGGACTGCACGATCCCGGCATCGGGCTGCGCGATCACGCCAACCGCTACGGACGCCGCGTGCTCACCTATGCAGATATCCGCAACCTCACCCCCACCCGCGATCAGCGCGAGCCCAGCCGAGAGCTGCAACTGCACCTCACCGGCAATATGGAGCGCTATATGTGGTCCATGGACGGCATCAAGTTCGACGATGCGCAGCCGCTGATGCTGAAATTCGGCGAACGCATCCGAATCACCCTGGTGAACGACACCATGATGACGCACCCGATCCACCTGCACGGCATGTGGAGCGAACTGGAAACCGGCGATGGGGATTTTATCCCGCGCAAGCATACGGTCATTGTGCAGCCGGGTTCCAAAATTAGTTATCTGGTTACCGCTGACGCTTACGGCCGCTGGGCCTATCACTGTCACCTGCTGTATCACATGCCGGGTATGTTCAGGGAGGTGCGGGTCGTATGA
- a CDS encoding TolC family protein has protein sequence MQLLLAPVLRRPYVRLRQILFCALALLLFHSASSAAAEPPAPVLTLQQAFSRTLERNPSLRMFEFRQRVLDGRAQTAALNPAVNLNAELENFAGSDGFDNAELTVGLSSVIEFGDKREARTASVNSERALLEVSRRIQALDLLGEVTRRYVRVLAGTEQQVMAQDAVRLAMDTLNAVDMRVSAGGAPVAEKLRAEAALARAQIRLQRLQQQLRADRVALAAMWADTSTDFSVNGGALYRVGAKGDFEAFFQRVLAGPLVNRFASEERLRAAQLRLARTASRADLGWSLGVRRNQEVDSTSLVAGVSLPLFSAERARGAISAAEAQLDGVSVERQSAHLQLRTQLYRAFSTRAQAIGAVRRLRSEIIPALMRALQQTEQAYRNGRYGYQEWVAAREELLDARSALIREAENALLARAEIEQLTAASLDVMVVEK, from the coding sequence ATGCAATTGCTTTTGGCGCCCGTATTGCGGCGCCCGTATGTCCGGCTGCGCCAAATACTGTTTTGTGCCCTGGCGCTACTACTTTTCCACAGCGCGTCCAGCGCTGCGGCTGAGCCCCCCGCACCGGTGCTAACCCTGCAGCAGGCCTTCAGCCGTACTCTGGAGCGCAATCCGTCTCTCCGTATGTTCGAATTCCGGCAGCGTGTCCTGGACGGGCGAGCGCAGACCGCTGCGCTGAATCCGGCTGTCAATCTGAACGCTGAGCTTGAAAACTTCGCTGGCAGTGATGGCTTTGATAATGCCGAGCTGACCGTTGGCCTTTCCTCCGTGATTGAGTTCGGAGACAAGCGGGAGGCGCGCACGGCGTCGGTCAACAGTGAGCGCGCGTTGTTGGAGGTATCTCGTCGGATACAGGCGCTGGATCTGCTGGGAGAAGTGACGCGACGCTATGTACGCGTACTCGCTGGCACCGAGCAGCAGGTGATGGCACAAGACGCGGTGCGTCTGGCCATGGATACATTGAATGCGGTCGACATGCGAGTCTCCGCCGGCGGCGCACCAGTGGCGGAAAAACTGCGTGCCGAGGCCGCACTGGCACGGGCTCAGATCCGGTTGCAGCGGCTGCAACAGCAGTTACGTGCCGATCGCGTCGCCCTGGCCGCGATGTGGGCAGACACTTCCACAGATTTTTCCGTTAACGGCGGCGCACTGTATCGGGTGGGCGCGAAGGGGGACTTCGAGGCTTTTTTCCAGCGCGTGCTCGCCGGGCCACTAGTCAATCGGTTCGCCAGTGAAGAGCGGCTGCGCGCGGCACAACTGCGGCTGGCGCGCACCGCCAGTCGCGCGGATCTCGGTTGGTCGCTGGGGGTGCGCCGAAATCAGGAGGTGGATAGCACCTCTCTGGTGGCGGGCGTCAGCCTGCCGCTGTTCAGCGCCGAGCGGGCCCGCGGTGCGATCAGCGCCGCGGAAGCGCAGCTCGACGGAGTTTCCGTAGAACGACAATCGGCCCACCTGCAACTGCGTACCCAGCTTTATCGGGCCTTCTCCACCCGTGCCCAGGCGATCGGTGCCGTACGACGTCTGCGCTCAGAAATCATTCCCGCGCTGATGCGCGCACTGCAGCAAACCGAACAGGCTTATCGCAATGGACGCTACGGCTATCAGGAGTGGGTGGCCGCGCGTGAAGAGTTACTCGATGCGCGCAGTGCGTTGATTCGCGAAGCAGAAAATGCGCTGTTGGCCCGCGCCGAAATAGAACAACTGACCGCGGCATCGCTGGATGTCATGGTGGTGGAAAAATGA